The genomic interval ACTATAAACACATTATATTTTATTCTACAATCTTCAAAGACTAAACATCTGGCTTAGATAATCCTATTCATCAATCTTCTAACTGTTTGGTAGGCAGCATAGGGGACAAGGTTGGAGAACACTCTGGACAAGATGATAGTCCATCACTTGGTATACAGGTGTACACACAACAGGAGATGCCAATTAGCTTCAATGCATATATTTGTGCTTTGGAACAAGACAAACCTGCACAAGCCAAGGAGAGACTGCAGATTTCTCACGTGCAGCTGAATAAATATACGCAAAAGCAAATGTAGAGCCTAGACCTGTCAGAAACGCCTGTTATGATGTTCAGTCATGTGCTCAGTCTCACTGTTGGGAACTTAATAGGGGTGTGACAGGATTCAGGGGGGCAGGGTAATGCAGAAGGAAGCAACTAGTAGGCTGAGAAACATTCATTGTTTATCGCACTGAAAGTCCATAATTATGGCAAACAAACTGTTGTATACAAGAAAACACAGAGGCATTACCTCCAAACACTGCGTAACAAACAGCAAAACTCTGAACAGTTCAAAACACAGACCATTACAAAGAAAAGCCTGACACAAACAGAACTACAAAGACATAGTCACTGGTAATGACATCATCCACAGAGTGCAAGGAATCATTGGAATTTGTCTTTGACAGACTCTCTGGTAAGATTCTCAGCTGTCCGAAGAGGAGCAACATTAATTCAAGCTGTGTCTGACTTCAGAGAGGAAATCCTGCAGTCACACACATCAAGAAAATACTTCAAGCTTAATTATTGTTTACTTTTTCATGTCTTTCGTTTTAACATGGCTGAATGCTTTATTACAGCATCCTGAGATATTTAGGGAGATTTACGGTCATCCTTGTCTTAAGGTAAACATACTTTAACTGTCAGGTTGGCTGTTGTTTAATCTAAAACTGCACCCTTGTTGGTTTCTGGCAGCAGCCGCTTCCGTGCGGGCGACTGTGTCTCACGGAGCCCAGTATCTGCAAAATAATCTCCCAGAATGCCGCCATTCGGTCAGCTTTCTGAACCGAGCTGTTGCATCAGTGCACTGCCTTTTTAGGCTGCCGTGGGcaaagtgggggtgggggttggggggggggggtgccacagTGATGAGTCAGAGGGGCGCTAAGCCCCCCACAATGGCGTGGCCTAAAGCCCTCTTTCAGCCAGGCACTGCTGAGTGTGCAGGGCTTGTGCAACTGCCTCGCTGAAGCGATGAGGGAGGGGGGCCACCTCTATAAATGTACAACAGGGACTGTGATCCCTGACGGATGTTCTTCTGGATCTGCCCCGCTTTGGTCCGTAAGTAGTATACAGCCAGAATGCTAACACCCGCCTCCGGGACATAGATACAGAAAAGAAGCAGAAGGAGGCTGTAGTTTCGCTGTTAGGATTTAATCACAATGACTCACCAGTGTCACACTTACAGCTCTGCTCAGTAATCAAACTTCTCTCCCAGTATCCTCAACGGGGAGAGCtctgtttttaattaaagtGTTGCCCCCTTTCTCCCCTCGACTGTCAAACCATGACCCGCTCTTCTGGTGGTAGGCTGAGAAGTCGCAGCCATGGACACCCAACAGATGCAGATGGAGCAGATGGGGCAGTTTAGGATCACAGTCTGGGAGGAGGAGAACTTCCAGGGCAAACACTGCGAGTTCATGCAGGAGTGCCGCAACATCATGGAAAGGGACTTCCGCAAGATCCGCTCCATAAAGGTGGAGAACGGCGTGTAAGTCTCTGCCTGCGTGTAAGCACCCCCAACTCAGACATGGGGGTCATGTTGCTGAAAGCTAAGGGTTTGGGTCCTCATGTGGTTGGGCTGGTGCCATAAGAGAGCAGAGGCTTAGGAAGTGGACTTATAGCCTAAATTAACCCACCTCCATTCCTGTTGTGAAGTGCTCTCCTGTCCTGTGGAAAGGCTTCCACACCCCTCAGGGAATATCCAGTGAATCAACAGATCACAGTGAGTAACATGTCGCATAGTCTTTGGGAAATCCCAGAGAAGGAAGAATGACTTCCGGACTTTAGTTGACAAAAGTGAAATCTGGGAGACTCATCCTGAAGTTTGTAATATTCCTCTGTTGCTTAAATTACCATAACATTATCAATGGATGGCAGGTTAACGTTTATCAGACTGCAGTTGTCACTGGTGTCTCTGAAAATGTAATGGTGGGTTCTTTTGCTCAAACATGTCATTGTGAGCGTAACGAAAACTATTCAGAAGTCATTTCAGTGTTGCGACATCACTGACGCCACTCAGCACACCGAATGCAGTGAAAGACGACCCCTCCGGCAGTGTGTTTGTTAACACCCATCTGAATATAGCGGGCGGGTCTCTGGGTATCAGCTGCTGTTCCTGTCCCGAAAGCGACTGTGAATCACGCGGCTCAGCTGTCTGGCCTCTGTGCTGTGGGAGACTAACGATCTGATAATGAACTGTTCGCTTTTAGCACTGAGCAAAGGGGGTGCAGCCTGACCTTGTTTCTTACCAGTTAGTCCTGATACATTTCTCACCTTCTCTTACTGCAACCCTCCTTCCGCCAACCTTCCCGCTGGTCCCAGTTTCATCGGGTACGAGTATCCTGAGTTCCAGGGTCAGCAGTTCATCCTGGAGAAAGGAGACTATCCTCGCTGGGAGGCATGGAGCGGAAACTCCGGCTACAGAACGGAACACCTGCTCTCATTCCGACCAATCAAATGCGCTGTAAGTTATCTTTGGGGGAATGGGGGAGGGGTCCCAGGTCACAAGATCATGTTCCTGACAAAAAGGACAATATGCCCCGGCTGACACCTGGAATGGATGTGATTCTCATTCATCACTGTCATTTGCTGAAGCAACATTACGAGTGAGTAAAAGGCTAGAATTTCCCACTCTTGGTATCTTAGCAACAAAACGAGCCCCAGTCAGCTCGGCCGAAGAAGACGCTCATCACTCCCTACTGTTCATCTACCTTTCATAGTGGAGAAAACAAATTGGGGAATAAAGGATATTTTTGTAGCTGAAGCAGTGCATGGTTGCCTCTGGAGACTAGGGTTCGAGACTCCACCCCAGCTCTTTGTgtcctccccgtgtcattgtgagGTTTCCTCCACTTTCTCTCATTTctccccacaatccaaaaacatgctgaggtcagttaccaaattgtctgtaggtgtgaatgtgtgtgtcctgaaatgggttggcaccccctcctgggttatttcctgccttgcacccagGGATTCTGGCATAACAGACCCCCTGCATTGAAGACGCGGGTATGGAAAATGCATAGGTGGGTGGGTTTTTGAAACTAATTCTGTCTTTGTCTGGGAAGTAACCATATAATGATTTTCTGTGTTCAATAAACATACAAAACTAAACTGTTTTAAATGTGAGACTTGTATGATATACGACCTATGAACAAGCAGATATAAATTAATAACAAGAATCACCAATCAGATATTTGACTAGAGGAAGGAGAGGGGTTAAGGTGACGAATCCCTCTCAGCAGGCAGATTCTGAGATACAGTAAATATCTTTCTCATTTGCAAATTCTCCTGAGTGACTCTCTCAACAGAAACACAGTGACAGCAAGGTGACCTTGTATGAGTGCAAGGACCTCACAGGACGCAAGTTTGAGCTTTGTAATGACTACCCCTCCCTGCAGGCCATGGGCTGGTGCAGCAAGGAGGTTGCATCTATGAAGGTCAACTCTGGAGCGTAAGCTGGTCTCTTTTGAAAACCTCACAGCTCGATGTAACTATTACAAACAATCAACATTTTGTATTTTGGGTCCAGTGTAAACTCTCTGGTTTTAGAGTGTTGACCCTTGATAGTCGCTCCTGGGAATTACacacttgcacaaaaatgttttgagggcaaaaaaaaaaattgattggTTCAGcgagataaccaatcaggttGTATAtgaggtggatccaagcaactagaggaagcgagaccaaccaatcagatgttctAATTCAGAGCACTAATCTCTGCCTTAGCTGACCTTGTTGTGTCTCCCCTCTGCCTCTGCAGCTGGGTGGCCTACCAGTTCCCTGGTTACCGTGGATACCAATACATCCTTGAGAGGGACAGGCATGAAGGAGAATACAGAAACTACAATGAGTACGGCACCCAAGCCCACAGCCACCAGGTTCAATCAATCCGCAGGATTCAGCAATAGATCAAGGCCAATTATGTACATCCTGTGGAATACCATgctaaaatatgaaaataaaggcTTTATTCAAACAGAGGTGCTTGTGACCATTCCTTCCCTGCTAATAGTTCCTCTCTGCAGGCAGTGTAGTGGGAGATTCATAGATCACCATGGTAACTTTCCACTTTAACGCTAATTCTGACATAGGCGACCATTTTCTAACATACGACGGCATATGAGTCCACTGCGTTTTTGGTATTCTTTATCTTCAAAGCGATACTTCGTCGCATGCAAGATGGTGATGACGGTTTGTTGGTTAACTgctttaattaacaaaacttaAAACGTTTTCCTTGTTAGTAATCGAATGTGTAATGTGCCCTATCGGACTGAACTTTCTTCCAGATAATTGTAGTTTCTAACACGTAGCCTATACTGCAGTGATTCGTGaatttgaataataaaaccATCCAATTAGGCTACTACGCTACTACTTATCTAAAATTCTCAAGAAACTGCTCTTTACTTTCTTACGGTTCATCTATTCTATCGCAATTTAACTTTTTCAATGTTTGGAATCATTCCCTATCAGCTGACTCTAATAAAAAAACGATCAGTATGTATTCTCCGTAAATATTTCTCATCTTAGTGTTTTCATTAACTTTGCTGCTTAAGTTTGAACATTAAGGTTGATCTTCGTGGACAACAGAGTAATAAGAACAGTAACACTGCTGAAGGATAAaagatttttatattttgtctATGAGCTGTCCAGGGTGCTGACCACGTTATGGGTAAACAATTAGTGACGTCATGTGGGTATATACGACTGAAAGCAAACAAGAAACTCTGCTGGCTTctcaaaaatgaaatgaaaaatctCTGGCCAGGTGATTCAGATCAGCTTGTTACTTGTTTACTTTGGTAATTAAGATATTCAAAATAATCAACTTGTGTAAGCACAAACCAATAATGCGCTaaacattataaaataaaactttttgaCCTGTCTCCCGGAAAGCACCCCTTTAACACCGAACTTTAGTCAACATGACCTATTTTTAAGGCAATTGCGTTATTTAATTCGAATTCATTAATGCTCCGCGACTTCAGAATCCGATATTGCTAAGTCACTTTCACATCCTGCTTATGATCCGTTTTGAGTTCCCTGTGATGAAGCATAAACTTTAACCTGAAGGAAAGCTGTGTTCCCGTAAAGTATGACGGCCCCACACCCTATCCGGGATCGCGTAATAAGTATTCGGCCATACACACCTTTCACAAACAAACTTTTCAGGTCCGACTGATAAAACTCAGTGAAATAAGGACAGATTAACACTATTCGGGAGCAGGGAACAGCGTGGACTGCACCCGATTCTCACCTGAAATTAATAGGTAAGTTCAGCAAGCTGGCCAACATAGTACGTGGTGTTTTCAATGCTGCATTTTAATTACTCCGGAGTTGTACGAAAATATTTGACAAGGAAGTATGTCTCAAGTTATCATTACAACGGTCCAGTATTCATTTACTATTTAAACATAAGTCTATTTGTTAATTTTAATAAGTAGCAAGTGCATACAAGTAAATGAAAAAAGAACTAGACACTTGTAGTATAAAATAGCCTTAAAACAAGTGAGAAACTGATTAGAAAGTGATACAGACGTGCTTCGGCGTTTCTTActctttttttgtctgtgtCCCTTTTTTATAGCCAAGAAGCATCAGTCCTAATTTTGCTGCCGGTTATGAATTCACTTTGAATTCTTGCTTTCTAGGCTTGTTTTCAGTTGCCTGCGATTTGCTTAAAGACTCAGGCAGCTAAAGCAAGTCTTGGACGCCAGAAAAGATTTCTGCGGGGGAGGGGAGCTAAAGAGCGGCCTGACTCTCCTCGGTTGGCTTAGTGGGGACTAAAAAACTAATCATATATTTTGGTGATTATACTCGAAACCGGACttttttttacttaatattTGTATGACAGCTGTTATGTACGTTGTTGGTGAATTTGCGGTAATGATGCAAAATAATAAGTCTACTAGTATTTATTGAGTGTTGTAGATTTCTGTCTGTACTTTTAGAAACACGTGTTTTGTGTGGAACAAGGATGTCAATCATAACGTGTTTAAATCACATAGCAATAatctatcaatccatccattcgtccattcatccatccatccatccatccattatctgaaTGAATATCTTGGTCAGGGTAGAGCATATCCAAGGTGGCATAATGACTGCATGGTTGTAATCGCAGGGAACACTACAACAATAATACATATAAGAATTACATGTTTTTAATGATACAGTAAGTGGTTCGTTACTCATGTTACTGCTACTGTGTTCATTCATATCAATAACGTGTGTATATATGGCCTGTCTTTCCTTTTTGTGTAGGCCTCCTCCTGCCCATAGTTTGGTATTACAACATTTCACATGATTATCCGAAATGGAAGTTTACCTTAAAAAGAACGTCAACCTCTTTACTATTTGCAGCAGGCCTAGCTGTTTGTTCATTACCCTGCGTAGACATAAATTCCCACAGGCCTATAAGACTTTCTCCATCTGCACAGGGAAAGCAGATATACTCCGATATATGATTTAACCCTAACTCACTATATATCTTGTCCGGTGTTTTATCAGTGGAGGCCTACTTATACCAAATGTTTTGTTTGGATTTAGATCAGATATATAGAATTAAATAGTATATGTGTGTCCCCCCTGCCCCATGAGAGTGCCAGAGCACCTGAGTAGAAGCGCCTGTCCTGCCCCTTTAAAACCTCAGGCTGCCTTGCACACAGTGTGAGGTGTTGTCACCATCCAATGTGTGTACTAAGTGTGTGTCTGGCCTATCCCTGAGCTGTCCTACCTGCCTGGCTCTGGTCCTGCCCTGATCCCGCTCCCTCTGGGCGTCTCCTGTGTTCCCACCCCCTGTCTCAAGCCCTCTGTGTagcactgacccccccccccccccccaccggcttCCGAACTTCCTGCTCCATGACTCCAACCTGATTGCCTAGTAAACTCCCTGTGTCCCCAGTAAACACCCTGTGTTCCCAGTAAACTCCCTGTGTTTTGCAATTCGGGCCCCTGAGCTTTCTGTTCGCCACAATATGACAAATCCATGCATCATGTAAAGAAATATTAACCTCATAAAACAAGGGAGAAGAACAGTGTTGACATGAGACACGAAATTTATGCATCAGCCtacccaaaaaaaataaaaaatcgtGTTTGAATGATTAACGACCAAGATCTGTGCAAgatctttatttttaacttaACACACAACCCCTTTTCAAGAGATTACTGACCACGTTTGGAAGAGTGAGAACAATAGTTAATTTGGTAAAATGTCATACTGATCCAAAGTCAgatttttaaatgtgaaatcGGCGAGTGAATGGCTTGTGCCAAAGGAAATCTGACTTGCCTGAGCGAAGGGCTTCATTGCGTGTCTCTAAGAACTGAAATTCAGTCTCCCAATCTCCAAACAGTGGCAATGATGCAGAAGAGTGGGAGACATGCATTTAATACAAATCCCTTGTAGTCTCCAAGGAAACATAACATTcccttaaaattaaaaatactgaGGAGATTATTTTATATGATCTGTTGATTCTTATGAGGAATACAATGTCTCATAATAAGAATATTACTGTTCCTTGCATTGCTATGTCAGACACAGGTTTGGAGGCGGCTATCGGCTCATGCTTCTGCATTTCAGAATGTTCTTTCTGCCTTGAGAATGTAATATAATGTAAACTTcaatacacacacgcacacacacacatatatacactcacctaaaggattattaggaacacctgttcaatttctcattaatgcaattatctaatcaaccaatcacatggcagttgcttcaatgcatttaggggtgtggtcctggtcaagacaatctcctgaactccaaactgaatgtcagaatgggaaagaaaggtgatttaagcaattttgagcgtggcatggttgttggtgccagatgggccggtctgagtatttcacaatttgctcagttactgggattttcacgcacaaccatttctagggtttacaaagaatggtgtgcaaagggaaaaacatccactatgcggcagtcctgtaggcgaaaatgccttgttgatgctagaggtcagaggagaatgggccgactgattcaagctgatagaagagcaactttgcctgaaataaccacttgttacaaccgaggtatgcagcaaagcatttgtgaagccacaacacgcacaaccttgaggcggatgggctacaacagcagaagaccccaccgggtaccactcatctccactacaaataggaaaaagaggctacaatttgcacgagctcaccaaaattggacagttgaagactggaaaaatgttgcctggtgtgatgagtctcgatttctgttgagacattcaaatggtagagtcagaatttggcgtaaacagaatgagaacatggatccatcatgccttgttaccactgtgcaggctggtggtggtggtgtaatggtgtgggggatgttttcttggcacactttaggccccttagtgccaattgggcatcgtttaaatgccatggcctacctgagcattgtttctgaccatgtccatccctttatgaccaccatgtacccatcctctgatggctacttccagcaggataatgcaccatgtcacaaagctcgaatcatttcaaattggtttcttgaacatgacaatgagttcactgtactaaaatggcccccacagtcaccagatctcaacccaatagatcatctttgggatgtggtggaacgggagcttcgtgtcctggatgtgcatcccacaaatctccatcaactgcaagatgctatcctatcaatatgggccaacatttctaaagaatgctttcagcaccttgttgaatcaatgccacgtagaattaaggcagttctgaaggcgaaagggggtcaaacaccgtattagtatggtgttcctaataatcctttaggtgagtgtatattttatatatatatatatatatatatatatatatatatatatatatatatatatatatatatatatatatatatccatccatttttcaacccgcttatcctactgggttgtggggggtctagagcctatcccggaagcaatgggcatgaggcagggaacaacgctggatggggggccagcatatatatatatattaacattGCTCTATATCATAACcattcttttgttttaatttcacACTCATGGGTGAAATTAATGTGTTACAAAAGGGAAGTTCAACAGGTTtttcaaaattattattttattctttttttccaaatttttCCCAATAAATTTTACTTAGGCATTTACTGCTAGTAACCAATATGCCAATATTTTTAGCTGACAAATCATATTTATTATACTAAAGCCAGggtcaaatttatttatatatcaaaTTTATAATCAGCTAAAGTTGTACCAAAGTGCTGAGTAAGGAAGAAAATAAGTAAAATGAATAGACAACTATTAAAGACAGACATTGTTACACACGGGTTAGTGCTATTACACACCTCTGGGActcgggttcgagtctctgccatggctccatgtgtgtggagtttgcatgctctccccgtgtcgtcgtgggttTTCCTCActgtactccggtttccccatcacagtccaaagacatgctgtgtGATGGGtttgtgccccatcctgggttgttccctgccttgtgcccataggctccagacaccccccctcccccccgacccTGAATAGGGCAAGTGGTTACAggagatggatagatggatatacaaaaaacaaatggcaaataaacacaaattaaataGAACCATTAAAATGGATCAACACTATATAAAATATACCAATGCATCAAAAGATACTGTATTTTATATGAATGACCTAATTTCTTTCTTCAATGTATGTATTTCAGGGGGATATTTCTAACTTCGGATTAACTGGGTCGAT from Paramormyrops kingsleyae isolate MSU_618 chromosome 16, PKINGS_0.4, whole genome shotgun sequence carries:
- the LOC111858370 gene encoding beta-crystallin A2-like isoform X1; its protein translation is MDTQQMQMEQMGQFRITVWEEENFQGKHCEFMQECRNIMERDFRKIRSIKVENGVFIGYEYPEFQGQQFILEKGDYPRWEAWSGNSGYRTEHLLSFRPIKCAKHSDSKVTLYECKDLTGRKFELCNDYPSLQAMGWCSKEVASMKVNSGAWVAYQFPGYRGYQYILERDRHEGEYRNYNEYGTQAHSHQVQSIRRIQQ
- the LOC111858370 gene encoding beta-crystallin A2-like isoform X2, which gives rise to MDTQQMQMEQMGQFRITVWEEENFQGKHCEFMQECRNIMERDFRKIRSIKVENGVFIGYEYPEFQGQQFILEKGDYPRWEAWSGNSGYRTEHLLSFRPIKCAAMGWCSKEVASMKVNSGAWVAYQFPGYRGYQYILERDRHEGEYRNYNEYGTQAHSHQVQSIRRIQQ